The Nocardia sp. XZ_19_385 genome window below encodes:
- a CDS encoding multicopper oxidase family protein, translating into MTTAHWILVDHAVALLCAAAWFAAGITMSLRRIGIALAFLAVALLLTVARTASVVVLAGRGWWFVQEKVLLGLPLLAVAGLAAAVITGTRLRAQVTGARRPESRDGTSVVALLTAAYAALAGFVVTFFVGYPLTLGTALIAVAVVLAGILLTMRVLAAPEVGAAGKQDADPDRSKVSRRRFFGVASGVIALGTGGAGLSARPVASMAGGGDRSPMARTALSMRDLRGADTPAPGCVRREYVLTARKSTVRLGTGRDIDALTFNGTVPGPPITADQGDLIEVTLVNADIDDGVTLHWHGYDVPCGEDGAAGVTQDVVRPGDEFVYRFRADQAGTYWYHTHHASHIGVRRGLYGTLVVKPRTVLDAGQLDLTLPVHTFDGTATIGGGAEYLAPAGTSVRLRLINTDSEPHRFTLAGTSFRVAAVDGRDLHGPGEISLTALRLAAGGRYDLVFVMPSTSVTLTLDNRAATVRLRPETDAPDSEPTDITQWSDLDLLSYGSPAPVALRTATADRHFTLVLDRGLAMVDGTPAYAHTVNGRGHPSIPDQLVTEGDVVRFTIVNRSLEIHPWHLHGHPVLILSRDGIPSSGSPLWVDTFDVEPGQVWEVTFRASNPGIWMNHCHNLPHAHQGMMLRLRYHGVTTPFGGEHTRGMSHGH; encoded by the coding sequence ATGACGACAGCGCACTGGATCCTCGTGGACCATGCCGTCGCGTTGCTGTGTGCCGCAGCGTGGTTCGCGGCAGGCATCACCATGTCGTTGCGACGCATCGGGATTGCCCTCGCGTTCCTTGCGGTTGCGTTGTTGCTGACAGTGGCGCGGACGGCATCGGTGGTGGTGCTGGCCGGTCGGGGCTGGTGGTTCGTCCAGGAGAAGGTTCTGCTCGGGCTGCCTCTGCTCGCGGTGGCCGGCCTTGCCGCGGCGGTGATCACCGGAACTCGGCTGCGTGCACAGGTCACGGGTGCTCGTCGCCCCGAAAGCAGGGATGGCACAAGCGTTGTCGCGTTGCTTACCGCTGCTTACGCCGCACTGGCGGGTTTCGTGGTGACCTTCTTCGTCGGGTACCCCCTGACGCTGGGTACCGCGCTCATCGCGGTCGCTGTGGTGCTGGCCGGAATTCTGCTGACCATGCGAGTGCTCGCGGCACCGGAGGTGGGCGCGGCCGGCAAACAAGACGCCGATCCGGATCGGTCCAAGGTTTCGCGCCGCCGCTTCTTCGGCGTTGCCAGTGGTGTTATCGCCCTCGGCACGGGTGGGGCCGGTCTCTCGGCACGACCGGTCGCGTCGATGGCCGGTGGAGGAGATCGCAGTCCGATGGCGCGTACTGCCCTATCGATGCGCGATCTGCGGGGCGCCGACACACCGGCACCGGGCTGCGTCCGGCGCGAGTACGTGTTGACTGCCCGGAAATCCACCGTGCGCCTGGGGACCGGGCGTGACATCGATGCGTTGACCTTCAACGGCACCGTGCCTGGCCCACCGATCACGGCCGACCAAGGCGATCTGATCGAAGTGACCTTGGTCAACGCCGATATCGACGACGGGGTGACGCTGCACTGGCACGGCTACGACGTGCCGTGCGGAGAGGACGGGGCGGCGGGCGTGACTCAGGATGTCGTGCGGCCCGGGGACGAGTTCGTGTACCGGTTCCGCGCCGATCAGGCCGGAACCTACTGGTACCACACCCATCACGCGTCTCACATCGGTGTGCGCCGAGGTCTTTACGGCACCCTGGTCGTGAAACCCCGCACGGTCCTCGACGCCGGACAACTGGATCTGACACTGCCCGTGCACACCTTCGACGGCACCGCCACCATCGGAGGCGGCGCCGAATACCTCGCACCGGCAGGTACCTCCGTCCGGCTGCGGCTGATCAACACCGACTCCGAACCGCACCGATTCACGTTGGCAGGCACCAGCTTCCGGGTCGCGGCTGTCGACGGCCGCGACCTTCACGGCCCAGGCGAGATCAGCCTGACCGCGCTGCGCCTGGCCGCGGGCGGACGCTACGACCTCGTGTTCGTCATGCCGAGCACCTCCGTGACGCTGACCCTCGACAACCGCGCCGCCACCGTGCGGTTACGGCCCGAGACCGACGCCCCGGACAGCGAACCGACCGACATCACACAGTGGTCCGACCTCGACCTGCTGTCCTATGGATCCCCCGCCCCTGTCGCGTTGCGCACCGCCACCGCCGATCGGCACTTCACCCTGGTCCTCGACCGCGGGCTGGCCATGGTCGACGGCACACCGGCGTACGCGCACACCGTCAACGGCCGTGGCCATCCCTCGATCCCCGACCAGCTCGTCACCGAAGGCGACGTCGTCCGATTCACCATCGTCAACCGAAGCCTCGAAATCCATCCGTGGCATCTGCACGGCCATCCGGTGCTGATCCTGTCCAGGGACGGGATCCCGTCCTCGGGCAGCCCACTGTGGGTCGACACCTTCGACGTCGAACCAGGCCAGGTCTGGGAAGTCACCTTCCGAGCCTCGAACCCGGGAATCTGGATGAACCACTGCCATAACCTTCCCCACGCCCACCAGGGGATGATGCTGCGACTGCGCTACCACGGAGTCACCACCCCGTTCGGTGGTGAACACACCCGCGGCATGAGTCACGGCCACTGA
- a CDS encoding GntP family permease, translated as MTATVDWLRTTTPGLLVLCGLAIALLLFAIIKVKLEPFIALLLTGLGLALAAGLPVSKIVGTAIKAGDSLLETGFGGILGHIAVIIGLGTVLGAILEQSGGADVLTGKLLKIFGDKGAPVAMGLLGLIFGIPVFFDIGIFVLAPLIYVAAKRGGRSLVLYAMPMLAGLSMTHAFLPPHPGPVALGGLLGVSLGWLILIGFVCGIPGFIAAGLVWGSYIGKRIIVEVPDEFLVRADGSPVGEQAAKTGDGPGTATDPESVTTETKRPSVGLIGAIIAIPLILILGATFGTQMLDKDSQLLQVLTFLGTPAVALLIAVLIAFYVLGIRRGSSVQELSTLTAESLRPVGMLLLVVGAGAFFGKVISATGIGTALADTMSAAGLPVIVLAYIISCGLRIAQGSATVAIVTTGGIVAPLVAGHDYSQMSIALIAMAIAAGSIILSHVNDGGFWIIAKYFNLTVKQTLQTWTVLETILSVVSFAVAAVLFAIVS; from the coding sequence ATGACTGCCACTGTCGACTGGCTTCGCACTACCACCCCGGGGCTTCTGGTGCTCTGCGGTCTCGCGATCGCCCTGCTGCTATTTGCCATCATCAAGGTCAAACTCGAACCATTTATCGCGTTGCTGCTCACCGGGCTCGGGCTGGCGCTGGCCGCGGGCCTGCCGGTGTCGAAGATCGTCGGCACGGCGATCAAGGCCGGTGATTCCCTATTGGAAACCGGATTCGGCGGCATCCTCGGCCACATCGCTGTGATCATCGGACTCGGGACCGTGCTCGGCGCGATCCTCGAACAGTCCGGTGGCGCAGACGTTTTGACCGGCAAACTGCTGAAGATCTTCGGCGACAAGGGCGCTCCGGTGGCCATGGGCCTGCTCGGGCTCATCTTCGGTATCCCGGTCTTCTTCGATATCGGCATCTTCGTGCTGGCGCCGTTGATCTACGTCGCCGCCAAGCGCGGCGGGCGGTCGCTGGTGCTGTACGCGATGCCGATGCTGGCCGGTCTGTCGATGACGCACGCGTTCCTGCCGCCGCATCCCGGTCCGGTCGCGCTGGGCGGCCTGCTCGGGGTGAGCCTCGGCTGGCTGATCCTCATCGGATTCGTTTGCGGTATCCCGGGTTTCATCGCCGCGGGCCTGGTCTGGGGTTCCTACATCGGTAAGCGGATCATCGTCGAGGTGCCAGATGAGTTCCTGGTGCGGGCGGACGGTTCGCCGGTTGGGGAGCAGGCCGCCAAGACCGGCGACGGACCCGGTACCGCGACGGATCCAGAGTCGGTCACCACGGAGACCAAGCGGCCGTCGGTCGGGCTGATCGGTGCGATCATCGCGATCCCGCTGATCCTCATTCTCGGCGCCACCTTCGGAACCCAAATGCTGGACAAGGATTCGCAGCTGCTGCAGGTGCTGACGTTCCTGGGCACGCCCGCCGTCGCGCTGCTGATCGCGGTGCTCATCGCGTTCTACGTGCTCGGCATCCGGCGTGGCTCGAGCGTGCAGGAACTCAGCACGCTGACCGCGGAATCGCTGCGGCCGGTCGGCATGCTGCTGCTGGTCGTCGGTGCGGGCGCGTTCTTCGGAAAGGTCATCTCGGCCACCGGCATCGGCACCGCACTCGCCGACACCATGTCGGCCGCGGGCCTGCCCGTGATCGTGCTGGCCTACATCATCAGCTGTGGTCTGCGCATCGCCCAGGGTTCGGCCACCGTCGCCATCGTCACCACCGGCGGCATCGTCGCACCCCTGGTCGCCGGGCACGACTATTCACAGATGTCGATCGCGTTGATCGCCATGGCGATCGCGGCCGGGTCGATCATCCTCAGCCACGTGAACGACGGCGGCTTCTGGATCATCGCCAAGTACTTCAACCTCACGGTGAAGCAGACCTTGCAGACCTGGACGGTGCTCGAAACCATCCTGTCGGTGGTGAGTTTCGCGGTCGCGGCGGTGCTGTTCGCGATCGTTAGTTGA
- a CDS encoding bifunctional 4-hydroxy-2-oxoglutarate aldolase/2-dehydro-3-deoxy-phosphogluconate aldolase translates to MEVIRADRVLSVVRAPEIPDPAALADALARSGIRALELTFTTPGVLGYLRAAATAEGAVVGVGTVLHADQARAAIDHGARFLVTPGVRAEVAAVAAERGIPVVMGAFTPTEVLTALDLGAAAVKIFPARALGPGYLKDLRGPFPDVALIPSGGVNAGNAAEFLAAGAVAVTAGTDVVAPSDVAAGRWSDIASRAASFVRSMN, encoded by the coding sequence ATGGAGGTCATCCGGGCCGATCGCGTGCTCAGCGTGGTCCGCGCGCCGGAGATTCCGGATCCGGCGGCTCTGGCGGATGCCTTGGCGCGCTCCGGGATTCGCGCACTGGAGCTCACTTTCACGACCCCGGGTGTGCTCGGCTACCTGCGCGCGGCCGCCACGGCCGAGGGCGCGGTGGTCGGTGTCGGCACTGTCCTGCACGCCGACCAGGCCAGGGCCGCCATCGATCACGGCGCGCGGTTCCTGGTGACCCCCGGAGTCCGCGCCGAGGTCGCCGCCGTCGCGGCCGAGCGCGGCATCCCGGTGGTGATGGGCGCGTTCACGCCCACCGAGGTGCTCACCGCACTCGACCTCGGTGCCGCCGCGGTGAAGATCTTTCCGGCCCGGGCCTTGGGCCCGGGCTATCTGAAAGATCTGCGCGGCCCCTTCCCCGACGTGGCGCTCATCCCTTCGGGGGGCGTCAACGCGGGCAACGCCGCGGAATTTCTTGCCGCCGGGGCCGTCGCGGTCACCGCCGGCACCGATGTTGTTGCTCCTTCCGACGTCGCCGCGGGCCGATGGTCCGACATCGCCTCGCGCGCGGCGTCATTCGTTCGATCCATGAATTGA
- a CDS encoding amidohydrolase family protein: MTDLVFRDIDIIDGTGAPRSRGDVRIERGRISRVTAPGTYTGDAKVVDTAPGSVLAPGFIDMHAHSDLHLLTDPGHFPKVSQGITTEVIGQDGLSYAPIDDPSLAVLRRQIAGWNGNPVDLDFSWRSVGQYLDRLDQGITPNAAYLVPQGTLRLLVVGSEQRPATVPEIRRMRELLAQGLSEGAVGMSSGLTYTPGMYADTSELAALCAVVAEYGGYFAPHTRSYGKGALEAYAEMIELARSTGCALHLTHATMNFGVNRGRAPEFLALIDAARAEGCDITLDTYPYLPGSTTLSALLPSWAMSGGPDAALERIDDPAQRARIALDVNVNGSDGCHGVTVEWETIQISGVANAALDRYVGKTVQQIAAEGGTPPVEVFFDLLRRDQLATTILQHVGHEENVRAIMAHPGHMGGSDALLVGDRPHPRAWGTFPRYLGHYVRDLGVLGLEDCVHHLTGRPAARLRLSDRGHIFPGYAADLVLFDPATITDTATFEQPKQQARGIQHVLVNGEFVIQDGKPTGTLAGGALRMDTSRKETV; this comes from the coding sequence ATGACCGACTTGGTTTTTCGAGACATCGACATCATCGACGGCACGGGCGCGCCCCGGTCCCGCGGTGATGTCCGCATCGAGCGCGGACGCATCAGCAGGGTCACCGCGCCCGGCACCTATACCGGCGATGCGAAAGTCGTAGACACCGCGCCCGGTTCGGTCTTGGCGCCCGGCTTCATCGACATGCATGCCCACTCGGATCTGCATCTGCTCACCGATCCGGGGCACTTCCCGAAGGTGAGCCAGGGCATCACCACCGAGGTGATCGGTCAGGACGGGCTGTCCTACGCCCCGATCGATGATCCGAGCCTGGCGGTGCTGCGCCGCCAGATCGCCGGCTGGAACGGCAATCCCGTCGATCTGGACTTCTCCTGGCGCAGCGTCGGGCAGTACCTGGACCGGCTCGATCAGGGCATCACGCCCAACGCGGCCTACCTGGTGCCGCAGGGCACGCTGCGGCTGCTGGTCGTCGGGAGCGAGCAGCGCCCGGCGACGGTGCCGGAGATCCGCCGCATGCGGGAACTGCTCGCCCAGGGGCTCAGCGAGGGCGCGGTCGGCATGTCCAGCGGACTCACCTACACGCCCGGAATGTATGCGGACACCAGCGAATTGGCGGCGCTGTGCGCGGTCGTCGCCGAGTACGGCGGCTACTTCGCACCCCACACCCGCTCCTACGGCAAGGGTGCGCTCGAGGCATACGCCGAGATGATCGAGCTGGCGCGCAGCACCGGCTGCGCCCTGCACCTCACCCACGCCACCATGAACTTCGGCGTAAACCGCGGCCGCGCACCAGAATTCCTGGCGTTGATCGACGCCGCCCGCGCCGAGGGCTGCGACATCACCCTGGACACCTACCCGTACCTGCCCGGTTCGACCACGTTGTCGGCGCTGCTGCCGAGCTGGGCGATGTCCGGCGGCCCGGACGCGGCGCTGGAACGCATCGACGATCCGGCGCAGCGCGCGCGAATCGCGCTGGACGTCAACGTGAACGGCTCCGACGGCTGTCACGGCGTCACGGTGGAATGGGAGACCATCCAGATCAGCGGCGTCGCGAATGCGGCACTGGATCGCTATGTCGGCAAGACGGTTCAGCAGATCGCGGCCGAGGGCGGCACGCCACCGGTCGAGGTGTTCTTCGATCTACTGCGGCGCGACCAGCTGGCCACCACGATTCTGCAGCACGTGGGCCATGAGGAGAACGTGCGCGCGATCATGGCGCACCCGGGCCATATGGGCGGCAGCGACGCTCTGCTCGTCGGTGACCGGCCGCATCCGCGCGCCTGGGGCACGTTCCCGCGTTACCTCGGCCATTACGTCCGCGATCTCGGTGTGCTCGGGCTCGAGGACTGCGTCCACCACCTCACCGGCCGCCCCGCCGCCCGTTTGCGGCTCAGCGATCGCGGCCACATCTTCCCCGGCTACGCCGCCGACCTCGTGTTGTTCGATCCGGCCACGATCACCGATACCGCCACCTTCGAGCAGCCCAAGCAGCAGGCACGCGGCATCCAGCACGTGCTGGTCAACGGCGAGTTCGTCATCCAGGACGGAAAGCCGACCGGCACGCTCGCCGGCGGCGCATTGCGGATGGACACCTCGCGAAAGGAGACAGTGTGA
- a CDS encoding amino acid deaminase, producing the protein MAIDEKAVAALEDRTLGPEHKGLPPAAWGRTVRQFLDSEPALDGFETPVLTIDRSAVASNIAVLADWAAASGVRLAPHGKTTMSPQLWARQLAAGSWGLTFATIWQVQVARSFGVGRIMLANALVDPVGLRWVAAESAQDPAFEFVCWVDSVETVALMDEHLRGEPGAARIRVIVELGGPHGRTGARTVDQAHAIAAAVGQSDRLILAGVGGYEGALAHDRSPEALAAVRRYLDEVARLHRELATAGAYSGDAIVTAGGSAYPDLVVERLADLADEQGAQGVPTTVILRSGAYIIHDDGFYAGISPLAAPRSERPLRSAMHGWARTVSRPEPELALLDAGKRDLPFDEGLPVPQNLEGTVSALNDQHAFLRLPGATAADLPVGTVVRLGLSHPCTAFDKWRLIPVIDDADAECPRVVDLLHTFF; encoded by the coding sequence ATGGCGATCGACGAGAAAGCCGTTGCCGCACTGGAAGACCGGACGCTCGGTCCCGAGCACAAAGGTCTTCCGCCCGCGGCCTGGGGCCGGACCGTCCGGCAGTTCCTGGACTCCGAACCCGCGCTCGACGGGTTCGAAACCCCGGTGCTCACCATCGACCGATCCGCCGTCGCGTCGAACATCGCGGTGCTGGCCGACTGGGCGGCCGCGTCCGGTGTCCGGCTCGCGCCGCACGGCAAGACCACGATGTCGCCGCAGTTGTGGGCGCGGCAGCTGGCCGCGGGCAGCTGGGGCCTGACCTTCGCCACCATCTGGCAGGTGCAGGTCGCGCGGTCCTTCGGTGTCGGGCGCATCATGCTGGCCAACGCGTTGGTCGATCCGGTCGGATTGCGCTGGGTCGCAGCCGAATCGGCGCAGGATCCGGCTTTCGAGTTCGTCTGCTGGGTCGACAGTGTCGAGACGGTCGCGCTCATGGACGAGCATCTGCGTGGCGAGCCGGGCGCTGCGCGCATCCGGGTGATCGTGGAACTCGGTGGGCCGCATGGCCGTACCGGCGCCCGCACAGTCGATCAGGCGCATGCGATCGCCGCGGCGGTCGGGCAGTCCGACCGGCTGATCTTGGCCGGTGTCGGCGGCTACGAGGGCGCGCTCGCCCACGACCGGTCGCCCGAAGCCCTCGCCGCGGTGCGCCGGTACCTCGACGAGGTGGCGCGCCTGCATCGTGAACTCGCCACCGCCGGCGCCTATTCCGGCGACGCGATCGTTACCGCCGGCGGCAGCGCCTATCCGGACCTGGTCGTCGAACGCCTGGCCGACCTGGCGGATGAGCAAGGCGCACAAGGGGTTCCGACCACCGTTATCCTGCGCTCCGGCGCGTACATCATCCACGACGACGGCTTCTACGCCGGTATCTCGCCGTTGGCCGCCCCGCGCAGCGAACGTCCCCTGCGGTCGGCCATGCACGGCTGGGCGCGCACCGTCTCCCGCCCGGAACCCGAACTCGCGTTACTGGATGCGGGCAAACGCGACCTGCCCTTCGATGAGGGACTACCGGTCCCGCAAAACCTGGAGGGAACGGTCTCGGCGCTCAACGATCAGCACGCCTTCCTGCGGCTCCCCGGCGCGACGGCCGCCGATCTGCCCGTCGGCACGGTGGTGCGGCTCGGCCTGTCCCATCCGTGCACCGCCTTCGACAAATGGCGGCTCATCCCCGTGATCGACGACGCCGACGCGGAATGCCCGCGCGTCGTCGACCTCTTGCACACCTTCTTCTGA
- a CDS encoding sugar kinase produces MTIGEGLAVLVARPGPLEESETFERTAGGAEANVATVLTQLGVDATWISRVGDDGFGRYLTGHLAARGVDISAVVTDPGRPTAVYVKERGSGSGKATDLGERDSRMLYYRTGSAASALSTADLAAAAELLERCQLVHFTGITTALSESATGLTEALIALPRRGRLVSFDLNFRPALWAGRSEQAAEVLARHVRGCDVVFLGADEAGAVFGTEDADRLRALFPEPEHLVVKNNEHSVTGFSGAHRVEMPALALEVTERIGAGDAFAGGYLAALLHERPLDQRLRFGHLCAAAALTGTGDVAELPAPERLAALASSTESEWARVHYADAVVAENVAL; encoded by the coding sequence GTGACTATCGGTGAGGGGCTCGCGGTACTGGTGGCGCGCCCCGGCCCGCTCGAGGAGTCGGAGACCTTCGAGCGCACAGCGGGCGGCGCCGAGGCGAATGTGGCGACGGTGCTCACCCAACTGGGCGTCGACGCCACCTGGATCTCCCGAGTCGGCGACGACGGCTTCGGCCGATATTTGACCGGGCATCTCGCGGCCCGCGGCGTCGACATCTCCGCCGTGGTCACCGACCCCGGTCGGCCTACCGCGGTCTATGTCAAGGAACGCGGCAGCGGGTCGGGCAAAGCGACCGACCTGGGCGAGCGCGACAGCCGAATGCTGTACTACCGCACCGGATCCGCGGCGAGCGCACTGTCCACCGCGGATCTCGCGGCCGCGGCGGAGTTGCTGGAGCGCTGTCAGCTGGTGCACTTCACCGGGATAACCACCGCGCTCTCGGAATCCGCGACCGGACTCACCGAGGCGCTGATCGCACTCCCCCGGCGCGGGCGGCTGGTCAGCTTCGACCTGAACTTCCGTCCGGCACTCTGGGCCGGGCGCAGCGAGCAGGCCGCCGAAGTCCTGGCCCGCCACGTGCGCGGCTGCGATGTGGTCTTTCTCGGCGCCGACGAGGCCGGGGCGGTGTTCGGCACCGAGGACGCCGACCGGCTGCGGGCGCTGTTCCCCGAACCCGAACATCTCGTAGTCAAGAACAACGAGCACTCGGTCACCGGATTCTCCGGCGCGCACCGCGTCGAGATGCCCGCGCTCGCCCTCGAAGTCACCGAGCGGATCGGCGCCGGTGACGCCTTCGCCGGTGGCTACCTCGCGGCGCTGCTGCACGAGCGCCCGCTCGACCAACGCTTGCGATTCGGACACCTCTGCGCCGCCGCCGCATTGACTGGAACCGGCGACGTCGCCGAACTTCCGGCGCCGGAAAGGCTTGCGGCCCTTGCCTCGAGCACCGAGTCCGAGTGGGCCCGGGTGCATTACGCCGACGCCGTCGTAGCCGAGAATGTGGCGTTATGA
- a CDS encoding IclR family transcriptional regulator codes for MSQSLLRALTILLSLGDDGRSLDQLAGELGVHKSTVLRLLQTMESQRFVTHDSDHRYVLGSRLFELANQALEQRDVRTLARPHLSALNSATGQTIHLATYEAGEAIYIDKFDATQSVRMYSRIGRPAPLHCTAVGKVLVCAQPRAEWRAVAERIEYRKFTERTIQTPDQYLAELELVAAQGYAEDHEEHETFVNCIGVPVRNGTGAVVAAVSMSVPDMLLDHDQVLARLPQVRAAADAVSTELGWTPGRNPKG; via the coding sequence ATGAGCCAGAGTCTGTTGCGCGCGTTGACGATCCTTCTCTCCCTCGGTGACGACGGGCGGTCGCTGGATCAGCTGGCGGGCGAACTCGGCGTGCACAAGTCGACCGTGCTGCGGCTGTTGCAGACCATGGAATCGCAGCGCTTCGTCACCCACGACAGTGACCACCGCTACGTGCTCGGCTCCCGACTGTTCGAACTGGCCAATCAGGCGCTGGAACAACGCGATGTCCGCACCCTGGCGCGCCCGCATCTCAGCGCGCTGAATTCCGCTACCGGACAGACGATCCACCTCGCCACCTACGAGGCGGGCGAGGCGATCTACATCGACAAGTTCGACGCGACCCAGAGCGTGCGCATGTACTCCCGGATCGGGCGGCCCGCACCCCTGCACTGCACCGCGGTCGGCAAGGTGCTCGTCTGCGCCCAACCGCGGGCGGAATGGCGGGCGGTCGCCGAACGAATCGAATACCGGAAGTTCACCGAACGCACCATCCAGACCCCCGACCAGTACCTCGCGGAGCTGGAACTCGTTGCCGCGCAAGGGTATGCCGAAGACCACGAAGAGCACGAAACCTTCGTCAACTGCATCGGCGTCCCGGTGCGCAACGGCACCGGCGCGGTTGTCGCCGCGGTGTCCATGTCGGTGCCGGACATGCTGCTCGATCACGACCAGGTGCTGGCCCGGCTGCCGCAGGTGCGGGCCGCCGCCGACGCCGTCTCCACCGAACTCGGCTGGACCCCCGGCCGCAACCCGAAAGGCTGA
- a CDS encoding RidA family protein, whose translation MSEKIAVRTTDAPAPAHTFSQGVRKGPFVQVSGQGPVDPATSEYLYPGDVAAQTTRTLQNVKAIIDASGATFDDVVMLRVYLTKREDFAIMNDAYGAFVTANTTGDVLPSRTTVFTGLPREEMLVEIDAIAIVSE comes from the coding sequence ATGAGCGAAAAGATCGCCGTCCGCACCACCGATGCCCCCGCCCCGGCCCACACCTTCTCTCAGGGCGTGCGCAAAGGCCCGTTCGTCCAGGTTTCCGGGCAGGGCCCGGTCGACCCCGCCACCAGCGAGTACCTCTACCCCGGTGATGTCGCGGCCCAGACCACCCGCACCCTGCAGAACGTCAAGGCGATCATCGACGCCAGCGGCGCCACCTTCGACGACGTCGTCATGCTGCGGGTGTATCTCACCAAGCGGGAAGACTTCGCCATCATGAACGACGCCTACGGCGCATTCGTCACCGCCAACACCACCGGTGACGTACTCCCCAGCCGCACTACGGTTTTCACCGGCCTGCCGCGGGAAGAGATGCTGGTGGAGATCGACGCGATCGCCATCGTCTCGGAGTAG
- a CDS encoding NAD(P)-binding domain-containing protein — translation MSENAEKVAVAVLGLGEMGSALAGALLDAGYQVTVWNRSKDKAEPLVAKGAHQAATPEAAVGAAEVVIVNVKGGAAATELLGTAGSVLPGRTVVDLTDGTSEQSRATGQLVTAHGADYLHGQIMTIAPAIGSPDAVVFYGGSTPAFDRHQALLRVLGGRATLVSPDPGESVLYGMAVHDIMWGLLNGFLHAAALLGNAGIQIGDFTKHAEPSLAALPSLFPMLADEIDRAEFATPYGALEHHLPSIDDLITESRARGIDTNLPNHTRALVAEAINAGHSHDSYARLVQRFSRG, via the coding sequence GTGAGTGAGAACGCAGAAAAAGTGGCAGTCGCGGTTCTAGGCTTGGGCGAGATGGGGTCGGCGCTGGCCGGTGCTCTGTTGGACGCCGGCTATCAGGTCACGGTGTGGAACAGGTCGAAAGACAAGGCCGAGCCGCTGGTTGCCAAGGGGGCGCATCAGGCCGCGACTCCCGAGGCGGCAGTAGGCGCGGCCGAGGTAGTGATCGTCAATGTCAAAGGTGGTGCGGCGGCGACGGAGTTGCTCGGTACCGCCGGATCGGTATTGCCGGGGCGGACGGTGGTCGATCTGACCGACGGCACCTCCGAACAGTCCAGAGCCACTGGGCAATTGGTGACCGCGCACGGTGCGGACTACCTGCACGGCCAGATCATGACCATCGCCCCCGCCATCGGCTCACCGGACGCGGTGGTCTTCTACGGCGGCTCCACTCCCGCCTTCGACCGGCACCAAGCCCTGCTCCGAGTCCTCGGCGGGCGCGCCACCCTGGTCTCCCCCGACCCCGGCGAATCAGTGCTCTACGGAATGGCCGTCCACGACATCATGTGGGGCCTACTGAACGGCTTCCTCCACGCCGCAGCACTTCTCGGCAACGCGGGTATCCAGATCGGCGACTTCACTAAGCATGCCGAACCGTCACTGGCGGCACTGCCGTCGCTGTTCCCGATGCTCGCCGACGAAATCGACCGCGCAGAGTTCGCCACCCCCTACGGCGCCCTCGAACACCATCTGCCCTCCATCGATGATCTGATCACAGAGAGCCGAGCCCGCGGCATCGACACCAACCTGCCCAACCACACCAGAGCCCTTGTCGCTGAAGCGATCAACGCAGGTCACAGCCATGACAGTTACGCGCGGCTGGTGCAACGCTTCAGCCGCGGATAG
- a CDS encoding TetR/AcrR family transcriptional regulator has protein sequence MARPRRFTDDQVLDAARELLADPATTRPGIAAISAASGIHIGSIYVRFASREELLARLWLRSIRRFHIGLIAALSGPDPLLTAATYLTGYCRAHPTEARAMKMFRRDELLDVGPEDLRAEIATVNDRMNEALRAAVITEFGDDDEHRMAIATAAVKAIPYGLVREYIAAAAPIPDWVDEITATATAAVLLHTRSQMVQ, from the coding sequence GTGGCAAGACCCCGGCGGTTCACCGATGACCAGGTCCTCGACGCGGCCCGCGAGCTGCTCGCCGATCCCGCGACGACCCGGCCGGGCATCGCCGCGATCAGCGCCGCGTCCGGCATCCACATCGGGTCGATCTACGTGCGCTTCGCCTCCCGCGAAGAGTTGCTCGCCCGGCTGTGGCTGCGCTCGATCCGGCGTTTCCATATCGGGTTGATCGCCGCTCTGTCCGGTCCCGACCCGCTGCTCACCGCCGCCACCTACCTGACGGGGTACTGCCGTGCGCACCCCACCGAAGCCCGCGCGATGAAGATGTTCCGGCGCGACGAACTGCTCGACGTGGGCCCCGAAGACCTGCGCGCCGAGATCGCCACGGTCAACGACCGAATGAACGAGGCGCTACGTGCCGCCGTCATCACCGAATTCGGCGATGACGACGAGCACCGCATGGCGATCGCGACCGCCGCCGTCAAAGCCATTCCCTACGGGCTCGTCCGCGAATACATCGCGGCCGCGGCGCCGATTCCGGACTGGGTCGACGAGATCACCGCCACCGCGACGGCCGCCGTGCTGCTCCACACACGCTCGCAAATGGTGCAGTAG